In a genomic window of Myotis daubentonii chromosome X, mMyoDau2.1, whole genome shotgun sequence:
- the SERPINA7 gene encoding thyroxine-binding globulin, which produces MPLFLYLVLLVLGLHCAPPNTSEGKVTTCHSSQQNATLYKMSSINADFAFNLYRRFTVETPDRNILFSPVSISAALAMLSIGACSSTQTQILESLGFNLTDTTTAEIQQGFQHLICSLNFPKKELELQMGNALFIGKQMKPSPKFLDDVKNLYETEVFSTNFSNVSAALQAVNSHVEKKTKGKVVGLIQDLKPNTIMVLVNYIHFKARWANPFDSSKTEEGSSFLVDKTTTVQVPMMHQTEQYYHLVDTELNCTVLQMDYSKNALALFVLPKEGQMEWVEGAMSSKTLKKWNRLLQKGWIDLFVPKFSISSTYDLGTVLLKMGIQDAFADNADFSELTEDNGLKLSKAAHKAVLHIGEKGSEAVAVPEVIFLDQAEITLLRPIIQLDRSFLLLILEKNTRSILFLGKVVDPTKV; this is translated from the exons ATGCCACTGTTCCTCTATCTGGTTCTCTTGGTACTTGGGCTTCATTGTGCACCACCTAACACCTCTGAAGGCAAAGTAACCACCTGCCATTCCTCCCAACAAAATGCCACTCTCTATAAGATGTCATCCATCAATGCTGACTTTGCATTCAACCTGTACCGGAGGTTCACTGTGGAGACCCCAGATCggaacattttattttcccctgtgagcatttctgCAGCTTTGGCCATGCTCTCCATTGGGGCCTGCTCCAGCACCCAAACTCAAATTCTGGAAAGTTTGGGGTTTAACCTCACAGATACCACAACAGCAGAGATCCAGCAGGGCTTTCAGCACCTGATCTGTTCACTGAATTTTCCAAAGAAGGAGCTGGAATTACAGATGGGAAATGCTCTCTTTATTGGGAAGCAGATGAAACCATCACCAAAGTTCTtggatgatgtaaaaaacctgtATGAGACTGAAGTCTTTTCTACCAACTTCTCCAATGTTTCTGCAGCCCTGCAGGCAGTCAATAGTCATGTGGAGAAGAAAACTAAAGGGAAAGTTGTTGGTCTTATCCAAGACCTCAAACCAAACACTATCATGGTCCTGGTGAACTATATTCACTTTAAAG CCCGGTGGGCAAATCCTTTTGATTCATCCAAGACAGAAGAGGGTTCCAGCTTCTTAGTGGACAAGACTACAACAGTGCAAGTGCCCATGATGCACCAGACAGAGCAATACTATCACCTGGTGGATACGGAGCTGAACTGTACGGTGCTGCAAATGGACTATAGCAAGAATGCTCTGGCACTATTTGTCCTTCCCAAAGAGGGCCAGATGGAGTGGGTGGAAGGGGCCATGTCATCTAAAACACTGAAGAAGTGGAATCGCTTACTACAAAAGGG gtGGATTGACTTGTTTGTTCCAAAGTTTTCCATTTCTTCCACATATGACCTTGGAACCGTCCTTCTGAAGATGGGCATCCAGGATGCCTTTGCTGACAATGCAGATTTTTCTGAACTCACAGAGGACAATGGTCTTAAACTTTCCAAA GCTGCCCACAAGGCTGTGCTGCACATTGGTGAAAAGGGATCCGAAGCTGTAGCTGTCCCTGAAGTCATATTTCTGGATCAGGCTGAGATAACTCTCCTACGCCCTATCATCCAATTAGATAGATCTTTCCTATTACTAATTTTGGAGAAAAACACCAGGAGCATTCTCTTTCTAGGGAAAGTTGTGGACCCAACGAAAGTGTAG